Part of the Capsicum annuum cultivar UCD-10X-F1 chromosome 12, UCD10Xv1.1, whole genome shotgun sequence genome is shown below.
CAGTAAATGCATATACTGTTTCAATTTATCTATTAAGCTACCTTTACTCCagaaattcaaatttcttaaCATCTATCTTTAATTTGAATTCTAGAAATGTGAGTTCTCTGCCTTTCAAATGAAGTTTTGTTCCTCTCTAGCCAAATTGTCCATGAGATGCACAGTGGAATAGTTCTCCATatctacttttatatcttttagTATCACCTGCTCTTGCCAGCCTTCCAACAAATCTTTCACTTTCTGAGGCATCACCCAATTAATACCATGACTGGGAGATAGTATATTTTTGTAAGTTGCTTCAACAATAGGATCATTCATATTGATCAGAAAAAGGTGGGTACCCTGATTTGGCGGGCAAGTAAAGAAACTAGTTTTTCAGTTAAGAATTATATTGGACATGGAcgagcatgaattcaaattaatgAGTTAAAGTAACACTTTCTTGTTATTGCAGTTCTCTTGCTTCATGTCTCCTTAAATCATTCCAtccatttatttttcattgtttgGGCTGCTTCTAAGCTTGGTGTGGTAGTTTGTCCTTGATTATTAGGCTTGGAATTCATCATCTCCAAATGTGCTTTTAGGTGAAGTTAAGGATATTTCTCTTTCTAAAAAGAAGTAGAATGATGAAGGGTACTTCTGCTATCCTACCATTCTAGCATCATGTGTTCGATGTAACAATATGAATGGAATAGATTTCGTTCTTTTGATTTGTATCGCTGTAAGGAGAATTGGTCTGTGAAGTTTACTGATTCTTACTAGGTCTAGGCAGCAGATGTAGAAAAGTTCCTAGTCGTGCTCCCTTTGCGTGATCAATTCCATCAAACATGGAAGAGTAGTTTATTTTACagtttaatgttttttccttagGTGAGTTGTATGAAGAAAAAGGAACTCCTGGAATTGCATGTGGAAATCCATTCCCCCCTTCAATGAACTGGaatgaatcaaagaaaaaataaaaacttaatttagAGAAAATCAGCATTTAACTACTCCCATACTCTGTTTGAACATTATCTAGTTCACAGGGGCTTGGGTTTTATAAGGATTATGTCTGAAAAGATAACTGTCTCCTCATTCATTTTGAAAATTATCTAGATCGCAAGGGTTTGAGTTTTAAAGATTACTGTTCAAGTGTGTTTCGACCACACATTACCGGTATTAATCACCTGTAGAGTAACTTTTTTCGTTCAGCTAAATCTGACCAGTACTTTTCAGAAATTTTGTCGAAGTATGTCACGTAcgtttcttatttttatttgtcaggGGAACTAGTAAACTTTTGTTCGTACCATGTCTTTGATGTATTCATTGCCCATATTTCGCTACATTCTCATATCTCTTTTTTAGGCCCCAGTTGAGCAGAAACTACCCTCATTGTACCTGCTGGATAGTATTGTAAAGAATATTGGCAGGGACTATGTCAGGCATTTCTCTGCCCATTTGCCTGAGGTGAGTAGTTTATCAGGTATACACATCACGTTTATGATGTTGTTATGccaatttatgtgattttattttttctttctccaaGGTTTTCTGTGAAGCATACAGGCAAGTGCACCCTAGCATGCATTCTGCAATGCGCCACCTCTTTGGGACATGGTCAACTGTGTTTCCAGCACCTGTCCTCCGTAAAATTGAGACCCATCTCCAGTTTTCGCAGCCGGGTATCCAGCAATCTTCTGGCTTGACTTCGTCAAGAGCATCTGAATCACCACGACCAACTCATGGCATTCATGTAAATCCAAAATATTTGGAAGCAAGGCGTCAGCTTGGGCACTCCACTATTGATTCTGTAAGCTTTTAGTGAATCCCCATTCCTCCCTTGACATCTATTCCCTTGCTTAAGTTCTTCCATTTCTGAATTATCTCTATCTGCAGATTGGTTTATTTTGTCTGGTGTTGTATTAAGCATTTGTTTTAATTTGTCATCTGTTTCCCCTTGGTTCTCATATCCATACCTAATATTCCAAATGGTTGAATTAGATTTAAGGATGTGGCCAAAAATTATGAAACTGTCTTCAACAAAAATATCGTACTAATTAGTGTTGTGAAAGGTGTGCTTAAACCCTGGAGCGAGGTTCAAAGCGTGTTGAGCGCTTCACCTCACTTAATGTTTGCTTCGGTGTCGTTATCAAAGTTCTAAGGcatacttttctttctttctttctttcttttgtttgaatAAAAGGGAGTTCTAAGGCATATGTTTCCTTGCCAATGAGCCTTTATTTGTGCTTTGCGCGCCCCAATGGACCTTAGAgtgttctttttttgttttgataacaCTGGTATTAATGTACTTCGGAATGTAGCTTTTCTGAAGACAAAAACATCTGAATGCATATGCCTGGTTGAcatacatcatcatcattgttAAGTCTTATGGTTGAATCTTCTATAGTTAGTTGTGAATTATGACAGACATAATTGAAGCACTTGATTCTAGTTTTCCTTTTGATCTTATTTTTCATCCCTTATATGAAGGTTTTGAGAACTAGGTCCTTTTGGCAATTCCTGGGCCTGTAATAAAGTAATCCTTTTTGGGAGATGAGAGGGTAGTAGAACAACTTGTTTGAAGTTGCCCTTTTGGCATTTCTGATTAGATGTCAAATGTGGTTAGAGCTTTTAACTGCAGATACAGATTATGACTAGACATTGCTGCGAAGTTAGCAGTGTTCGTGCAAACTTGGTTTAGCATATTTTGAAGGAGTTTAGTTACTAATCcatatgcttttttttttcttttttcatgcaAGTTATAGTAAAATGAAATTAACATTTTATTCGGTGACTCTTTTAACTTCTGTATTCTTACTAGTTAGGTAGTTTATAACAGTATTATTTTGAAGTAAATGTGATAGGCTTGAAAGTTAAGTTACACTGATCAGCTTGCTTTATTGTACTTATCAATCGATTTTCCACTTAGATGTCAAACATGTGGAAGGGTTGTTAACTGCAAAAAGGGATATGTGAGTAGAATTTCTGAGTGAAGTTTTGACTATTGCAGGCGAGAGCTGAAAATTCTACAGGCCATACATCTTCAGATCTGGAAGCAAGACAGGTGCTTTCTACAGCTTCAAAGAATGTGAGATCATCCTCCCCTTACAGAGTGGGGCCTCCGAGGTCATTGTCACCCACCCTTGACGAGTTTGCAGTGGATAATTCTTCCATTGGACTCAGAGAAGGGGCCTCTCCATCTCATCCTGCACTTGACTATGGGCTTAACAGAGTGAgaggtagagatgatgagaggaGTGAGTGGCAGAGAATTTTGCCTGATGATGCCAATCAGCAACCAGACATTCCAGTTAAATATAGCGTGAACAAGGGAATTGATCTACAAGGACATAGAGCTTTGATTGATGCCTATGGAATTGATGAAAGGGAAAAATTATTCAATCAGAGGCAACAAAAGATAGGGAATGCCACTATTAATGGCTTAGGTGGTAGGTTAGCCGTAAAGACGTGGCAAAATACCGAAGAAGAAGAGTTCAATTGGGAAGATATGAGTCCAACTTTAGCAGATCAGAATCCTTTTAATGATTTGTCAACATCTCTTCGCCATCCTCAGAGTATTAGGATGAGACCTGGTGTTGATTCACAACATACTGTGCCTTTGGTGACTGACCCTAGAAGGAGCTGGTCTCATCGAGGACAATATTCTTTAGTTCATGACCCTTCCTTGGATGATGTTCACTCGGTTAGTATTGATGTACTATTGGATGCTACAGTTACCTTTCCCTTAGCTTTTTGCTTGTGAATGTTCTTCAAAATTTGATTGATGTCTCTGATATGTTATACTTCTTTGGAGAGCAATAAAAATTAGCTTAGCAGCATCTTCTTTTATCGTATCTTCAGCTCATTGTTCAGATTGGAATTCTATTTCTGTTTCCCATTGGCTAAAAAAAACTAATTGGAGTCCAGTGGCTTTAATTGAGGTGTTTATTATGTGAGTAGTTTGACAGACATGGACAAGACCCGTAATTCTAACATTTATTTCCTGGTCAATATAAGATCAGAATACACAAGTAAATTCATTTGCCCCTTTGTCTTGCAATTAGGATGGTTTTGTTTTATCAGTAAAGAGAatatcttttttttcatattgaAATTATGTCAGTTCTTTTGGCAGTCTGGTCGAGGGGCGAGAAATAAAATTACTGGATATTGCGATGAGACATCTCTGATTTCAGGTTCACATTATCTTCAAAAGCTTCCAGAAAATGTGCCACAGTTGCCCCAAAGGCATTTAAAAGGTGAAGGAAGTGGAATCTCATCAGCCACTGGTGAATCCAAGCATCCTTTGATTAGTAATTTGGCTGCTGATGGACATACCTGGAGGCCACCATATGCTCCTCCGCCAAGAATGAATTCTACTTTTGACCCTCCAGTTCAGGATATTCGGGTGGTTACTGGACGGGCCCCTGTTGTACCATGGCCTCCCACAAGTGTGCATAATCCCCAATATTTGGCTTCAAAACCTGTTCTGCCTCATAATCATATCAGTAGTCCCTTTGAAGTAAAGAACACTAGCAATTCAGTTGTCAATCATATCCTGGACAGACCAGTTCTTCCTGAGCAACATATTGATAATTTGAAGAGCAGCTCATATGCCAAGTTTCCACAATTTCCTGGTCAACACCCCACATCATTTTCTGCAAGTCACCAAAACCCTGAACAAATGGCTTCAGCAGAACCTCAGCTATTGCTTTCTCAGCCTATTCATCAGACTACACCTCCAAGTGCCTCACTTCCAAGCTCAAACCATTTGCTGTTACCACCAATCTATCGATACCCTCCGCCAGGTCCTGGTTCTTCCATAGGTACTCTATTTCCCCGTCCAGTTCCGGCTCCGCAGGTGTCTATGCCATTGGTTAATGTACCAAATACATCATCACAATTTTCCTCAGGAGCCTTACCACCTTTGCCCAGAGGCCCACTTCCTATGTCTTTTCAATTTATGCCAACATCACAAAATCTAGCTCCGGTCACTCCTAATCCTCCGGCAGGAGGCTTTTCAAGCTTGATTAGCTCACTGATGGCTCAAGGTTTGATTTCATTGACCAATCAAGCTCCTGCACAGGTCCTTGTTATCTTCATGTCTAGCTTTCTCTACCATCATTTTGCTTGTGCATATTTTTCTCAGCCATGTGATTCAATTTTCAGGATTCGGTGGGCCTTGATTTTAATCCGGATCTTCTTAAGGTTCGTCACGATTCTGCTGTAACTGCTTTATATGCTGATCTCCCGAGACAGTGCACAACCTGTGGCCTACGGTTTAAATGTCAAGAGTCTCACAGCAGTCATATGGATTGGCATGTAACTAAGAATCGAGTATCAAAAAATCGCAAGCAGAAATCTTCTCGTAAGTGGTTTGTAAGTGTCAACATGTGGCTTAGTGGTACAGAGGCTTTGGGATCTGATGCAGTTCCTGGGTTTCTACCGACTGAGCAAGTTGTGGAAACAAAGGATGATGAAGAATTGGCCGTCCCTGCTGACGATGAGCAGAATGCTTGTGCACTGTGTGGAGAGCCTTTTGATGATTTTTACAGTGATGAGACTGAAGAATGGATGTATAGGGGGACTGTCTACATGAATGCACCAAGTGGATCAACTGTTGGAATGGAAAGGTCTCAGTTGGGTCCAATTATTCATGCAAAATGCAGATCTGAATCTAGTGCAACACCATATGAGGACTCTAGAAGAGTGGATGAGGTGGGCCCTCTATTTTCCTTTTCCTTAGGTTGGATGATTTGGTTGCATTTTAAATATTAGTGTGTGGTTACTTATTACTGAATATTGTTATCGGATGGTGATACACATGATGCCAAATGGCAATATAAACTGATGACTGGAGTATCATTCTCTTAGTGGTGAGCTATTTTGCCCAAAAGTCGTATTCCTAACAACTATTGGGTGGTTGAGCACATAAGGTTGCCAATATCTCAAAGCTTGCATCTCTATAGTTTGTTCTTGAAGTTTTCTGGTACTTGGTGATTGTTTAACTAGGTGCAAGTTGTGGAGATGCAGGAACTGTCACTCAGAGCCATTAGGACTTGGTATTTAGTAATTGTCATAATTGCTGTGCGTTTGTAATCTCGAAACTGTTAAAAGTTcgatattttttgtatatttactTTTCCCAGATGCTGAGAATGTGCATTGTTGATCCGGTTAATGTTCAAGGtttctaatttgttttctatgtTTGGAAATTGTTTTTTCTCTAGGGTCAGGAAGATGGAAGTCAAAGGAAACGAATGCGGAGTTAGCTTCATTAAATCAGCTTCTAGGTGCATTGTAACTTTATCTTTGAGATTCCTCCATGATAGCATTGAGCTTTAGATTATTTTTAGGTACCATGCCAGAATCATGTACATGTACAGGAGTTGTAACATCAAAGCTTCTTGTCAGAAAAGGTTTCATACAGTCTTGGAGCATTTATATCCGTGACTTTCTATATTTTCGCTTCCATTTTGGATCTTCTTTCATTTCTTATCAGTTTCTTGCTAACCTTTTTGAGAGGCAGTACCAGCGAGGTGCTTTTTTCATCCTTCGATTGTTAAAAATGCACGGGTATAATCCATTTTTTTGTCCTTTCACATAGAAGTTTCTGCAGGAGGATGTGCAGGAAATGATGATGTTCTGCAAGCCAGTGCTCTGTCAGCACTAATCTCAAGTTTCTGCAGGGAAATGTTGGGAGCAGAATAAATCTACTGTAGTTGCAAATTAGGATGTCCTTCTGGTCTTATCAGatgtaaaaatatgaaaatcttcTATCTACATTTTGACGTTAGAGCTTTTTGATATGGTATTTATCGATTCTCTGTTGAATCAGTCATCTGCTTCAATGGAACATGTTGGCACTGGTTATGTGCTTGAGATAGAAGTCTAATGTCATATTTGATCGTTTGCATGACAGTATCTGCGCAGTTGCTATAAAATCCTACTATATAGTTATGACTATCTATGTTCTGTTTAATATGTTATTCCATTTATCTGAGCCTGTATCTTGCTATGCCTGAAGCTAATCTGATTGATTAGAGGGGAATTATTGGGGCAAATGAATATCCAAGAATTTGTTCAAAATTCTTGTTTAGTAGAAAATCCTTCTAGAGTTTTAACCGACTCTGATAGGATTCTGGTGATGTTGTCACATTTGATCAAACAGTTAATACTATTTGGCTGTTAgggttgtggtgaagtggtgggATTGTTCActcttaatcagaggtctcgggttcgaaCCCTGGGTACCCCAGAATGGGCCATGCATGCGTGATCCGGATTAGTCGTCAGGATTCTAATGCGGGTATTGAACACCggatgggaaacaaaaaaaaaaaagatatgttgTACATTTGTTGGCTAGTTTAAATTTCTGTGGTTGAGAGGGAGATATTCGAGTTAATTCTTCGTATAGGAAGAAAAAACCATTTTACAACTAGCATCCAGTCGATTTTGTTCCAccattgaaaaaaatttaatattgtcTTCTTTATATTAtctgtttatatatattttaaatgttATACTATcgattcatatatataatttaatcttGTAAAAGTAGCTCAAACTTATTCCTTTCTCTATTAACCTTATCTAGTTTTAGGCAAACAAGTGGTTAGTTCTTAGGTTTTATCTCATACTGCATTCAACATGTAGGTCCAATTTAGATCATTTCATTGaagccaaaaaaagaaaaagggaaaaaaacctatatgcataatattaaattaattattgcaagttataacaatattttttagattacattacatagtaaaaaaaaaatgcaatagAACTAGGAAAAAACACACACActacacttttattttttttcccttttctttctcttgttatataaattcatgattctcttac
Proteins encoded:
- the LOC107850753 gene encoding polyadenylation and cleavage factor homolog 4 gives rise to the protein MALAEAVIVPPPPKPLAPSIIDRYRAALREREEEIRATMPEEDDDVIVVPPNMEEIVRLYDLLLSELTFNSKPIITDLTIIAGEQQEHAEGIADAICGRILEAPVEQKLPSLYLLDSIVKNIGRDYVRHFSAHLPEVFCEAYRQVHPSMHSAMRHLFGTWSTVFPAPVLRKIETHLQFSQPGIQQSSGLTSSRASESPRPTHGIHVNPKYLEARRQLGHSTIDSARAENSTGHTSSDLEARQVLSTASKNVRSSSPYRVGPPRSLSPTLDEFAVDNSSIGLREGASPSHPALDYGLNRVRGRDDERSEWQRILPDDANQQPDIPVKYSVNKGIDLQGHRALIDAYGIDEREKLFNQRQQKIGNATINGLGGRLAVKTWQNTEEEEFNWEDMSPTLADQNPFNDLSTSLRHPQSIRMRPGVDSQHTVPLVTDPRRSWSHRGQYSLVHDPSLDDVHSSGRGARNKITGYCDETSLISGSHYLQKLPENVPQLPQRHLKGEGSGISSATGESKHPLISNLAADGHTWRPPYAPPPRMNSTFDPPVQDIRVVTGRAPVVPWPPTSVHNPQYLASKPVLPHNHISSPFEVKNTSNSVVNHILDRPVLPEQHIDNLKSSSYAKFPQFPGQHPTSFSASHQNPEQMASAEPQLLLSQPIHQTTPPSASLPSSNHLLLPPIYRYPPPGPGSSIGTLFPRPVPAPQVSMPLVNVPNTSSQFSSGALPPLPRGPLPMSFQFMPTSQNLAPVTPNPPAGGFSSLISSLMAQGLISLTNQAPAQDSVGLDFNPDLLKVRHDSAVTALYADLPRQCTTCGLRFKCQESHSSHMDWHVTKNRVSKNRKQKSSRKWFVSVNMWLSGTEALGSDAVPGFLPTEQVVETKDDEELAVPADDEQNACALCGEPFDDFYSDETEEWMYRGTVYMNAPSGSTVGMERSQLGPIIHAKCRSESSATPYEDSRRVDEGQEDGSQRKRMRS